The Hydrogenophaga crocea genome contains a region encoding:
- the ahcY gene encoding adenosylhomocysteinase, whose protein sequence is MNARVNPVSADSAIADINLADWGRKEIRIAETEMPGLMAIREEYAEKQPLKGARITGSLHMTIQTAVLIETLQALGADVRWASCNIFSTQDHAAAAIAANGTPVFAIKGETLVDYWDYTHRIFDFGPKGTPGEGPNMILDDGGDATLLMHLGKRAEKDPSVLANPGSEEERILFAAIKAKLAQDSTWYSRKSAEIIGVTEETTTGVHRLKEMSAKGTLMFRAINVNDSVTKSKFDNLYGCRESLVDGIKRATDVMIAGKVAVVCGYGDVGKGSAQALRALSAQVWVTEIDPINALQAAMEGYKVVTMEYAADKADIFVTTTGNRDVITYAHMAAMKDQAIVCNIGHFDNEIQVAQLEEKCQWEEIKPQVDHVIFPDGKKIILLAKGRLVNLGCGTGHPSFVMSSSFANQTIAQIELFAHKEAYDIGKVYVLPKHLDEKVARLHLKKVGAMLTELTDDQAAYIGVPKQGPYKPDTYRY, encoded by the coding sequence ATGAATGCACGAGTGAACCCCGTCAGCGCCGATAGCGCCATTGCCGACATCAACCTGGCCGATTGGGGCCGCAAAGAGATCCGCATCGCCGAAACCGAGATGCCCGGCCTCATGGCCATCCGCGAGGAATACGCGGAGAAGCAGCCCCTCAAGGGCGCGCGCATCACCGGTTCGCTGCACATGACCATCCAGACCGCGGTGCTCATCGAGACGCTGCAGGCGCTGGGCGCCGACGTGCGCTGGGCCTCGTGCAACATCTTCTCCACCCAGGACCACGCCGCCGCCGCCATCGCGGCCAACGGCACGCCGGTGTTCGCCATCAAGGGCGAGACCCTGGTCGACTACTGGGACTACACCCACCGCATCTTCGATTTCGGCCCCAAGGGCACGCCGGGCGAAGGCCCCAACATGATCCTCGACGACGGCGGTGACGCCACGCTGCTCATGCACCTGGGCAAGCGCGCCGAGAAGGATCCCTCGGTGCTGGCCAACCCCGGCAGCGAAGAAGAGCGCATCCTGTTCGCGGCTATCAAGGCCAAGCTCGCGCAAGACAGCACCTGGTACAGCCGCAAGAGCGCCGAGATCATCGGCGTGACCGAAGAGACCACCACGGGCGTGCACCGCCTGAAGGAAATGTCGGCCAAGGGCACGCTGATGTTCCGCGCCATCAACGTCAACGACTCGGTCACCAAGAGCAAGTTCGACAACCTCTACGGCTGCCGCGAGTCGCTGGTCGACGGCATCAAGCGCGCCACCGACGTGATGATCGCCGGCAAGGTCGCCGTGGTCTGCGGCTACGGCGACGTGGGCAAGGGCTCGGCCCAGGCGCTGCGCGCGCTGTCGGCCCAGGTTTGGGTGACCGAGATCGACCCCATCAACGCCCTGCAGGCCGCGATGGAAGGCTACAAGGTCGTGACCATGGAGTACGCCGCCGACAAGGCCGACATCTTCGTGACCACCACCGGCAACCGCGACGTCATCACCTACGCGCACATGGCCGCCATGAAAGACCAGGCCATCGTCTGCAACATCGGTCACTTCGACAACGAGATCCAGGTGGCGCAGCTCGAAGAGAAGTGCCAGTGGGAAGAGATCAAGCCGCAGGTCGACCACGTGATCTTCCCCGACGGCAAGAAGATCATCCTGCTCGCCAAGGGCCGCCTGGTGAACCTGGGCTGCGGCACCGGCCACCCGAGCTTCGTGATGTCCTCGAGCTTCGCGAACCAGACCATCGCGCAGATCGAGCTGTTCGCCCACAAGGAGGCCTACGACATCGGCAAGGTCTACGTGCTGCCCAAGCACCTCGACGAGAAGGTGGCCCGCCTGCACCTGAAGAAGGTCGGCGCCATGCTCACCGAGCTGACCGACGATCAGGCCGCCTACATCGGCGTGCCCAAGCAAGGCCCCTACAAGCCCGACACGTACCGCTATTGA
- a CDS encoding HAD-IIB family hydrolase, with amino-acid sequence MQPTPLAHWPLAERARIHGVLTDIDDTLTADGALAPEAEAALQRLRAAGLPVFAVTGRPAGWSEPFALAWPIDAIVAENGAVALWNDKGRLHKTYAQDAATRRQNAERLQAAAARVLAELPHARLATDSAGRETDIAIDHSEHAHLGEADIARVVAILRGLGLTATVSSIHINAWIGAHDKLSGARWIVRERLGRSLDDEIAHWVYVGDSTNDAVMFARFPHSVGVANVARFWPQLSHHPRHVAPRERGAGFADVVDAVLAAQAAP; translated from the coding sequence ATGCAGCCCACCCCCCTGGCCCACTGGCCCCTGGCCGAGCGCGCGCGCATCCACGGCGTGCTCACCGACATCGACGACACGCTCACGGCCGACGGCGCGCTCGCGCCAGAGGCCGAGGCCGCGCTGCAGCGCCTGCGCGCCGCCGGGCTGCCGGTGTTCGCGGTCACGGGCCGCCCCGCGGGCTGGAGCGAGCCCTTCGCCCTGGCCTGGCCGATCGACGCCATCGTGGCCGAGAACGGCGCCGTGGCGCTGTGGAACGACAAGGGCCGGCTGCACAAGACCTATGCGCAGGACGCGGCCACCCGCCGGCAGAACGCCGAGCGGCTGCAGGCCGCGGCCGCGCGTGTGCTCGCCGAGCTGCCGCACGCGCGCCTGGCCACCGACAGCGCGGGCCGCGAGACCGACATCGCGATCGACCACAGCGAGCACGCCCACCTGGGCGAGGCCGACATCGCGCGCGTGGTCGCCATCCTGCGTGGCCTGGGGCTCACGGCCACCGTGAGCTCCATCCACATCAACGCCTGGATCGGCGCGCACGACAAGCTCAGCGGCGCGCGCTGGATCGTGCGCGAGCGCCTGGGCCGATCGCTCGACGACGAGATCGCGCACTGGGTGTACGTGGGCGACTCCACCAACGACGCCGTCATGTTCGCGCGCTTCCCGCACAGCGTGGGCGTGGCCAACGTGGCGCGCTTCTGGCCGCAACTCAGCCACCACCCGCGCCACGTGGCACCGCGCGAACGCGGCGCGGGCTTCGCCGACGTGGTGGACGCCGTGCTCGCCGCGCAGGCCGCGCCATGA
- a CDS encoding TlyA family RNA methyltransferase, translated as MRADQLLVERGLAASRSQAQRLIAAGVRWRLGAGQAWRPVAKNGEVLSPLAELELSDAAEARYVSRGGLKLEGALAHTGFAVQGLRALDVGQSTGGFTDCLLQRGAAQVVGVDVGSGQLHARLRSDPRVIALEHTNARELDADALRAAGAEPPFDLIVGDLSFISQTLVWPALLPLLKAGGHGLVLVKPQFELQPGDIGKGGLVKDAASHARVRTRITDALQGLGLQLLDYFDSAIAGGDGNREFFVFIRKPA; from the coding sequence GTGCGTGCCGACCAGTTGCTGGTCGAGCGCGGACTCGCGGCGTCGCGCTCGCAGGCCCAGCGGCTGATCGCCGCGGGCGTGCGCTGGCGGCTCGGGGCGGGGCAGGCCTGGAGGCCCGTCGCCAAGAACGGCGAGGTGCTGTCTCCGCTGGCCGAGCTGGAACTGTCCGACGCCGCCGAGGCGCGCTACGTGTCGCGCGGCGGCTTGAAGCTCGAAGGCGCGCTTGCGCACACGGGCTTTGCGGTACAGGGCCTGCGCGCGCTCGACGTGGGCCAGAGCACCGGCGGCTTCACCGACTGCCTGCTGCAGCGCGGTGCCGCGCAGGTGGTGGGCGTGGACGTGGGCAGCGGCCAGCTGCATGCGCGCCTGCGCAGCGACCCGCGCGTGATCGCGCTCGAACACACGAACGCGCGCGAGCTCGACGCCGACGCACTGCGCGCGGCCGGCGCCGAGCCGCCGTTCGACCTGATCGTGGGCGACCTGTCGTTCATTTCGCAGACGCTGGTGTGGCCGGCGCTGCTGCCGCTGCTGAAAGCGGGCGGCCACGGACTGGTGCTGGTCAAGCCGCAGTTCGAGCTGCAGCCTGGCGACATCGGCAAGGGCGGGCTCGTGAAAGACGCGGCCAGCCACGCCCGCGTGCGCACGCGCATCACCGACGCGCTGCAAGGCCTGGGCCTGCAGCTGCTCGACTATTTCGACAGCGCCATCGCCGGTGGCGATGGCAACCGCGAGTTCTTCGTCTTCATTCGGAAACCGGCATGA
- the metF gene encoding methylenetetrahydrofolate reductase [NAD(P)H] has protein sequence MNLPISFEFFPPKTPEGAEKLRAVRQQLYVRQPLFCSVTYGAGGSTQEGTFGTVREILAEGVDAASHFSCIGATRASVRAQLAQLKAMGVKRLVALRGDLPSGYGLGGEFQYASDLVAFIRAETGEDFHIEVAAYPEVHPQAKSPEADLKAYVTKVKAGAHSAITQYFYNSDAYFRFVDDAHRLGAEVPVVPGIMPITSSAQLLRFSDACGAEIPRWIRLRLQAYGDDTASIKAFGLDVVTDLCDQLRNAGVPGLHFYTMNQSVATLEILRRLDGH, from the coding sequence ATGAACCTGCCCATCAGTTTCGAGTTCTTCCCGCCCAAGACGCCCGAAGGCGCCGAGAAGCTGCGCGCCGTGCGCCAGCAGCTCTATGTGCGCCAGCCGCTGTTCTGCTCCGTCACCTATGGCGCGGGCGGTTCGACGCAAGAGGGCACCTTCGGCACCGTGCGCGAGATCCTCGCCGAGGGCGTGGACGCGGCCTCGCACTTCTCGTGCATCGGCGCCACGCGCGCCTCGGTGCGCGCGCAGCTCGCGCAGCTCAAGGCCATGGGCGTGAAGCGCCTGGTGGCGCTGCGCGGCGACCTGCCCAGCGGCTACGGCCTGGGCGGTGAGTTCCAGTACGCGAGCGATCTCGTGGCCTTCATCCGCGCCGAGACCGGCGAGGACTTCCACATCGAGGTCGCGGCTTACCCCGAGGTGCACCCGCAGGCCAAGTCGCCCGAGGCCGACCTCAAGGCCTACGTGACCAAGGTGAAGGCCGGTGCGCACTCGGCGATCACGCAGTACTTCTACAACAGCGACGCGTATTTCCGCTTCGTCGACGACGCGCACCGCCTGGGCGCCGAGGTGCCGGTGGTGCCGGGCATCATGCCCATCACGAGTTCGGCGCAGCTGCTGCGCTTCTCCGACGCCTGCGGCGCCGAGATCCCGCGCTGGATCCGGCTGCGCCTGCAGGCCTACGGCGACGACACCGCGTCCATCAAGGCCTTCGGCCTCGACGTCGTGACCGACCTCTGCGACCAGCTGCGCAACGCGGGCGTGCCGGGGCTGCACTTCTACACCATGAACCAGAGCGTGGCCACGCTCGAGATCCTGCGCCGCCTCGACGGCCACTGA
- a CDS encoding MFS transporter has product MSEHPLPARGLPAAPPAHARLGLTAVFGATFFELVGYFMLTPLLLLRLKDGGVSTALAGVFAASGWLGILLMVPFASAVTQRLGRRPTLWLSALIPTVATIGFALSDALPLWFALKIAAGMASGLRWVLAEALVAEFAPPAQRGRYVGLFETLVGITFVLGPLVLAWVGPQSEAAVWAAFGFMAVGLGWSLLTPRVPPAADAHEARVGLRGVWHALAAHPLIMTVGFVGGFFESGLTSILPLYGLALGLGAVAAALLVSASGLGSALMMLPAGVLADRMAHHPKARWGDARSTRLTLMRVCAAITLGGTLLIPFVAGTPWLAAPVAFVWGGAGGCLYTLAMIDIGSREQGITLVNSTAVLVMSYTLGGVLAPALGGAALQWSPTLGFPALLVGVAALGVWLLRRREP; this is encoded by the coding sequence ATGAGCGAGCACCCGCTGCCGGCGCGGGGCCTGCCCGCCGCGCCGCCCGCGCACGCGCGCCTGGGCCTCACCGCCGTCTTCGGCGCCACCTTCTTCGAGCTCGTGGGCTACTTCATGCTCACGCCCCTGCTGCTGCTGCGTCTCAAGGACGGCGGCGTGTCCACCGCGCTCGCGGGCGTGTTCGCGGCCAGCGGCTGGCTCGGCATCCTGCTCATGGTGCCCTTTGCCTCGGCCGTCACGCAGCGCCTGGGCCGCCGGCCCACGCTGTGGCTGTCGGCGCTGATCCCCACCGTGGCCACCATCGGCTTCGCGCTGTCGGACGCCCTGCCGCTGTGGTTCGCGCTCAAGATCGCCGCGGGCATGGCCTCGGGCCTGCGCTGGGTGCTGGCCGAGGCCCTGGTGGCCGAGTTCGCGCCACCCGCGCAGCGCGGCCGCTACGTGGGCCTGTTCGAAACCCTGGTGGGCATCACCTTCGTGCTCGGGCCGCTGGTGCTGGCCTGGGTCGGCCCGCAGAGCGAGGCCGCGGTGTGGGCCGCGTTCGGCTTCATGGCGGTGGGCCTGGGCTGGAGCCTGCTCACGCCCCGCGTGCCGCCCGCGGCCGACGCGCACGAGGCCCGCGTGGGCCTGCGTGGCGTGTGGCACGCGCTCGCCGCGCACCCGCTGATCATGACCGTGGGCTTCGTGGGCGGCTTCTTCGAGAGCGGGCTCACGTCCATCCTGCCGCTCTACGGCCTGGCCCTGGGCCTGGGCGCGGTGGCGGCCGCGCTGCTGGTGTCGGCCAGCGGCCTGGGCAGCGCGCTCATGATGCTGCCCGCGGGCGTGCTGGCCGACCGCATGGCGCACCACCCCAAGGCCCGCTGGGGCGACGCGCGCAGCACGCGCCTCACGCTCATGCGCGTGTGCGCGGCCATCACGCTCGGCGGCACGCTGCTCATTCCTTTCGTGGCCGGCACGCCTTGGCTCGCCGCGCCCGTGGCCTTCGTGTGGGGCGGCGCGGGCGGCTGCCTCTACACGCTCGCCATGATCGACATCGGCTCGCGCGAGCAGGGCATCACCCTGGTCAACAGCACCGCGGTGCTGGTGATGAGCTATACCCTGGGCGGCGTGCTCGCACCGGCCCTGGGCGGCGCGGCGCTGCAGTGGTCGCCCACGCTGGGTTTTCCGGCGCTGCTGGTGGGGGTGGCGGCGCTCGGGGTATGGTTGCTGCGGCGCCGGGAACCCTGA
- a CDS encoding septal ring lytic transglycosylase RlpA family protein, producing the protein MALQRLLSLVLVAALAGCATGPAPRDAGGAPAVAVDEAEVIERGMASWYGDRHHGRRTANGEAFDMNALTAAHRTLPFGTRVRVLNPGNGASVVVRINDRGPYAQGRIIDLSRAAAERLGLLREGVGAVVLLAVDDARP; encoded by the coding sequence ATGGCCTTGCAACGCCTGCTCTCGCTCGTGCTGGTCGCTGCGCTGGCCGGGTGCGCGACCGGCCCCGCGCCGCGCGACGCGGGCGGTGCACCGGCCGTGGCGGTCGACGAGGCCGAGGTGATCGAGCGCGGCATGGCCTCGTGGTACGGCGACCGCCACCACGGCCGCCGCACCGCGAACGGCGAGGCCTTCGACATGAATGCGCTCACCGCGGCGCACCGCACGCTGCCCTTCGGCACGCGCGTGCGCGTGCTCAACCCGGGCAATGGCGCGTCGGTGGTGGTGCGCATCAACGACCGCGGCCCTTATGCGCAGGGCCGCATCATCGACTTGAGCCGCGCCGCGGCCGAGCGTCTGGGCCTGCTGCGCGAGGGCGTGGGCGCGGTCGTGCTGTTGGCCGTGGACGACGCGCGGCCTTGA